The following proteins are encoded in a genomic region of Xanthomonas cassavae CFBP 4642:
- a CDS encoding NADH-quinone oxidoreductase subunit D, protein MSEFRQATDAFASNPVESKQEIRNYTMNFGPQHPAAHGVLRLILEMDGETVVRADPHIGLLHRGTEKLAESKPFNQSVPYMDRLDYVSMMCNEHAYVRAIESLMGIEAPERAQYIRTMFDEITRIKNHLMWVGSNALDLGAMAVMLYAFREREELMDVYEAVSGARMHAAYYRPGGVYRDLPDRMPQYKESRWHKGGALKKRNAGREGSMLDFLEEFTNTFPSRVDEYETLLTDNRIWKQRTVDVGIISPDLARAWGMTGPMLRGSGIEWDLRKKQPYAKYDAVEFDIPVGTNGDCYDRYLVRVAEMRESNRIIKQCVTWLKANPGPVMVPNFKVAPPSREGMKDDMEALIHHFKLFSEGYCVPAGETYSAVEAPKGEFGCYLMSDGANKPFRVHLRAPGFAHLSSMDAVVRGYLLADVVAMIGTYDLVFGEVDR, encoded by the coding sequence GTGAGTGAGTTCCGCCAGGCAACCGATGCCTTCGCGAGCAATCCTGTGGAAAGCAAGCAGGAAATCCGCAATTACACGATGAACTTCGGCCCGCAGCATCCTGCGGCGCACGGCGTGCTGCGCCTGATCCTGGAAATGGATGGCGAAACCGTGGTGCGCGCCGATCCGCATATCGGCCTGCTGCACCGTGGCACCGAGAAGCTGGCCGAGTCCAAGCCGTTCAACCAGTCGGTGCCGTACATGGACCGCCTGGATTACGTGTCGATGATGTGCAACGAACACGCCTATGTGCGCGCGATCGAGTCCCTGATGGGCATCGAGGCACCCGAGCGTGCGCAGTACATCCGCACCATGTTCGACGAGATCACCCGCATCAAGAATCACTTGATGTGGGTCGGCTCCAATGCGCTCGATCTGGGCGCGATGGCGGTGATGCTGTACGCGTTCCGCGAGCGCGAAGAGCTGATGGACGTGTACGAGGCGGTCAGCGGCGCGCGCATGCACGCGGCCTATTACCGCCCGGGCGGCGTCTACCGCGATCTGCCCGATCGCATGCCGCAGTACAAGGAATCGCGCTGGCACAAGGGCGGGGCGCTGAAGAAGCGCAACGCCGGTCGCGAAGGCAGCATGCTGGACTTCCTGGAGGAGTTCACCAACACCTTCCCGTCGCGTGTGGACGAATACGAAACCCTGCTGACCGATAACCGCATCTGGAAGCAGCGTACCGTGGATGTCGGCATCATCAGCCCGGATCTGGCACGTGCCTGGGGCATGACCGGTCCGATGCTGCGTGGTTCGGGTATCGAATGGGATCTGCGCAAGAAGCAGCCCTACGCCAAGTACGACGCAGTGGAGTTCGATATCCCGGTCGGCACCAATGGCGACTGCTACGACCGTTACCTGGTCCGCGTGGCCGAGATGCGCGAGTCCAACCGCATCATCAAGCAGTGCGTAACCTGGCTCAAGGCCAACCCGGGCCCGGTCATGGTGCCCAATTTCAAGGTCGCCCCGCCCAGCCGCGAAGGCATGAAGGACGACATGGAAGCGTTGATCCATCACTTCAAGCTGTTCAGTGAAGGCTACTGCGTGCCGGCCGGCGAAACCTATAGCGCGGTCGAAGCGCCCAAGGGCGAGTTCGGCTGCTACCTGATGTCCGATGGCGCCAACAAGCCGTTCCGCGTGCATCTGCGCGCGCCGGGCTTTGCGCATCTGTCGTCGATGGACGCGGTGGTGCGGGGCTATCTGCTGGCCGATGTCGTGGCGATGATCGGTACTTACGATTTGGTTTTCGGTGAGGTTGACCGATGA
- a CDS encoding NADH-quinone oxidoreductase subunit A, with amino-acid sequence MLAEYLPSLLFLVVATGIGIVLMLIGRFLAPRSPDARKLSPYECGFEAFEDARMKFDVRYYLIAIQFIVFDLEIIFIVPWTQVFMEIGARSLVTMGLFVGMLFLGFIYVWKKGALEWE; translated from the coding sequence GTGCTGGCCGAATATTTGCCGAGTCTGCTGTTTCTGGTTGTCGCCACTGGCATCGGCATCGTGTTGATGCTGATTGGCCGGTTCCTCGCTCCGCGCAGCCCGGACGCGCGCAAGCTCTCGCCGTACGAGTGTGGCTTCGAGGCATTCGAAGACGCGCGCATGAAGTTCGATGTGCGCTACTACCTCATTGCGATCCAGTTCATCGTGTTCGACCTGGAAATCATCTTTATCGTGCCCTGGACGCAGGTGTTCATGGAGATCGGCGCGCGTTCGCTGGTCACCATGGGGCTGTTCGTCGGCATGTTGTTCCTCGGCTTTATCTATGTGTGGAAGAAGGGAGCGCTGGAATGGGAGTGA
- a CDS encoding DUF3034 family protein yields MKFSIRGAVIVAAVGIALIPALAIAGEGRLLATGGVSMIEGSSGGGIVPWATLSGYGTRDELGTVLFATHVDSGDYRLDVQGAALTVGNRLELSLARQRLDLGALQDRLALPWNALGQDVFGAKLRVSGDLVYGRGPQVSVGVQYKRLRDGTLPLAIGARDDHGTDVYVSASRLLLQGAGGYQLLLNGTLRATRANQTGLLGFGGDRRDSCRLVAEASAAIVLSPSWAVGVEYRDKPDNLGFAREQAWADGFVAWFPNKHVSLTAAWADLGDIATLTDQRGPYLSLQVAF; encoded by the coding sequence ATGAAGTTCAGCATCCGTGGCGCGGTCATCGTTGCGGCGGTCGGTATCGCGCTGATCCCGGCACTGGCCATCGCCGGAGAGGGGCGCCTGCTGGCCACCGGCGGCGTATCGATGATCGAAGGCAGCAGCGGTGGCGGCATCGTGCCGTGGGCGACATTGTCCGGCTACGGTACCCGCGATGAGCTCGGCACCGTGTTGTTCGCTACCCATGTCGACAGCGGCGATTACCGGCTCGATGTACAGGGCGCCGCATTGACCGTTGGCAACCGGCTGGAGCTGTCGCTTGCGCGTCAGCGCCTGGACCTGGGCGCCTTGCAGGACCGTCTGGCGCTGCCGTGGAATGCGCTGGGCCAGGATGTGTTCGGCGCCAAGCTGCGCGTGTCCGGCGATCTGGTGTACGGCCGCGGCCCGCAGGTCAGCGTGGGCGTGCAGTACAAGCGTCTGCGCGATGGCACGCTGCCACTGGCGATCGGTGCCCGCGACGATCACGGTACCGACGTCTACGTCAGTGCCAGCCGGTTGTTGCTGCAAGGCGCCGGCGGCTACCAGTTACTGCTCAACGGCACGCTGCGTGCGACGCGCGCCAACCAGACCGGTCTGCTCGGCTTTGGCGGCGATCGTCGCGACAGTTGCCGGCTGGTTGCCGAAGCCAGCGCCGCCATCGTGCTCTCGCCGTCGTGGGCGGTCGGGGTGGAGTATCGCGACAAGCCGGACAACCTGGGCTTTGCGCGCGAACAGGCCTGGGCGGACGGTTTCGTGGCCTGGTTTCCCAATAAGCATGTCTCGCTCACCGCAGCCTGGGCCGATCTGGGCGACATCGCCACGTTGACCGATCAACGCGGCCCCTATCTCTCCCTGCAGGTGGCGTTCTGA
- the tpiA gene encoding triose-phosphate isomerase translates to MRRKIVAGNWKLHGSRTFATDLVAKVAAHMPLEGVDVVILPPLPYLGDLIEDFEAHHLSFGAQDVSSNEKGAYTGEVSATMLVDVGAEYGLVGHSERRQYHQENSELVAHKFAAALHAGLIPVLCMGESLEQREAGQTEAILRAQLEPVIALVGRQGFERAVLAYEPIWAIGTGRTASPAQAQAVHAFLRGEVAKADARIADCLPILYGGSVKPDNAAELFAQPDVDGGLVGGASLVAEDFLAIARAAAAR, encoded by the coding sequence ATGCGTCGCAAAATCGTTGCTGGAAACTGGAAGCTGCATGGTAGCCGCACCTTCGCCACCGACCTGGTGGCCAAGGTCGCCGCGCACATGCCCCTGGAGGGTGTCGATGTCGTCATCCTGCCGCCACTGCCTTACCTCGGCGACCTGATCGAGGATTTCGAGGCACATCACCTGTCCTTCGGAGCCCAGGACGTCAGCAGTAACGAGAAGGGCGCCTACACCGGCGAGGTGTCGGCCACGATGCTGGTGGATGTCGGTGCCGAGTACGGCCTGGTCGGCCACTCCGAGCGCCGCCAGTACCATCAGGAGAACAGCGAGCTGGTGGCGCACAAGTTTGCCGCCGCCCTCCACGCCGGATTGATCCCGGTGCTGTGCATGGGCGAATCGCTGGAACAGCGTGAGGCCGGTCAGACTGAGGCAATCCTGCGTGCTCAGCTCGAACCGGTGATTGCCCTGGTCGGTCGCCAAGGCTTCGAACGGGCCGTGCTCGCATACGAGCCGATCTGGGCGATCGGCACCGGGCGGACCGCCAGTCCGGCCCAGGCCCAGGCCGTGCACGCCTTCCTGCGTGGCGAAGTCGCGAAGGCGGATGCTAGAATCGCCGATTGCCTGCCCATCCTGTACGGGGGTAGTGTCAAGCCCGACAACGCGGCCGAGCTGTTCGCGCAGCCCGACGTCGATGGCGGGCTGGTCGGTGGCGCATCACTGGTTGCCGAAGACTTCCTGGCCATCGCGCGTGCGGCGGCCGCTCGTTAA
- a CDS encoding SDR family NAD(P)-dependent oxidoreductase: MSDSPVFALITGASSGIGREIARAYASRGIPLILTARRVDRLQALATELGMRVRVEILPADLADPDAAQMLVAQIQRAGWTVGTLVNNAGYGVPGRYLRNDWATHARFLQVMIGAVCELTWRLLPMIRASGQGRILNVASFAALTPSADGQTLYAASKSFLLRFSESLALENADCAVKVCALCPGFAWSEFHDVTGTREAMSTLPAWAWLQADAVAEYGIAALERGQVLAVPGWRYRLVNAALRVLPHALALRLMARGSHRVRPLD; encoded by the coding sequence ATGTCCGATTCGCCTGTCTTCGCCCTGATCACCGGCGCCTCCAGCGGCATCGGCCGCGAGATCGCACGGGCGTATGCCAGTCGGGGCATACCTTTGATCCTGACCGCGCGACGGGTGGACCGGCTGCAGGCGCTGGCCACCGAACTGGGCATGCGGGTGCGCGTGGAAATCCTGCCGGCCGACCTGGCCGACCCGGACGCGGCGCAGATGCTGGTTGCGCAGATCCAGCGCGCGGGCTGGACGGTGGGCACCCTGGTCAACAATGCCGGCTATGGCGTGCCGGGCCGGTATCTGCGCAACGACTGGGCCACGCATGCACGCTTTCTACAGGTGATGATAGGCGCGGTGTGCGAACTCACCTGGCGGTTGCTGCCGATGATCCGCGCCAGCGGCCAGGGGCGCATTCTCAACGTGGCCTCGTTCGCCGCGCTCACGCCCAGTGCCGATGGGCAGACCCTGTATGCGGCCAGCAAGAGTTTCCTGCTGCGCTTCAGCGAATCGCTGGCACTGGAAAACGCCGATTGCGCGGTCAAGGTGTGTGCCTTGTGCCCGGGCTTTGCGTGGTCGGAATTCCACGACGTCACGGGCACGCGCGAAGCGATGTCCACCCTGCCCGCCTGGGCCTGGCTACAGGCCGATGCGGTCGCCGAATACGGCATCGCCGCGTTGGAGCGTGGGCAGGTGCTGGCGGTGCCGGGTTGGCGCTATCGTCTGGTCAACGCCGCCCTGCGCGTGTTGCCGCACGCGCTGGCCTTGCGCCTGATGGCGCGCGGCTCGCATCGGGTACGGCCGCTGGACTGA
- the secG gene encoding preprotein translocase subunit SecG yields MLMLILNVVYVLVALAMIALILMQRGAGAAAGSGFGAGASGTVFGSQGASNFLSKSTKWLAVVFFSISLFMAWYATHGARPTDQNLGVMSQAATPAPAAAAGELTQPLPQAPASGAVPTAPSQPAPVAAPAATPAQPAATQPVPAAREENASEPAQKR; encoded by the coding sequence ATGCTGATGTTGATCCTCAATGTGGTCTACGTACTGGTCGCGCTGGCGATGATTGCGCTGATCCTGATGCAGCGCGGTGCCGGTGCTGCGGCCGGGTCCGGTTTCGGCGCGGGTGCGTCGGGCACGGTGTTCGGGTCGCAGGGTGCGTCGAACTTCCTGTCCAAGTCGACCAAGTGGCTGGCGGTGGTGTTCTTCAGCATCAGCCTGTTCATGGCCTGGTACGCCACCCATGGCGCCCGTCCCACCGACCAGAACCTGGGTGTAATGTCGCAGGCGGCAACTCCTGCGCCGGCCGCCGCCGCTGGTGAGCTGACCCAGCCGCTGCCGCAGGCGCCCGCCAGCGGTGCAGTGCCGACCGCTCCATCGCAGCCGGCGCCTGTCGCCGCACCGGCTGCAACGCCGGCGCAGCCCGCGGCCACGCAGCCGGTGCCTGCGGCACGCGAAGAAAACGCTTCAGAACCAGCACAAAAACGCTGA
- a CDS encoding group I truncated hemoglobin produces MNRWLRGCLMCMLCLLGACATTRTQPTLYDELGGQSGIEALVETMLSRIADDQRIVDKFARVNIVMLNARLVQKFCHVADGPCPDTAKSMQQAHQHLAIRESDFNALVEDLNWAMDQRKIPRRTQNRLLARLAAMHGEIVNR; encoded by the coding sequence ATGAATCGATGGCTGCGTGGTTGCCTGATGTGCATGCTGTGCCTGCTCGGCGCCTGCGCCACCACGCGCACGCAGCCGACGCTGTATGACGAGCTCGGCGGGCAGTCCGGTATCGAGGCCCTGGTGGAGACCATGTTGTCGCGCATCGCCGACGACCAGCGCATCGTCGACAAGTTCGCGCGCGTCAACATCGTCATGCTCAACGCCCGGCTGGTGCAGAAGTTCTGTCACGTTGCCGATGGCCCGTGCCCGGACACCGCCAAGTCGATGCAGCAGGCGCACCAGCATCTGGCCATCCGCGAAAGTGACTTCAATGCATTGGTGGAAGATCTGAACTGGGCGATGGATCAACGCAAGATCCCGCGTCGCACCCAGAACCGCTTGTTGGCGCGGCTGGCCGCGATGCACGGGGAGATCGTCAATCGCTGA
- a CDS encoding NADH-quinone oxidoreductase subunit C, producing MAEQASSFTDRLAARFAGAQIAVALPRGEVTLEVAAADWHATCLALRDELGFEQLSDLCGVDYLGYGSDEWDTADVSSQGFSRGVEGKAVGRFAWGEFPSQESSDGAQPQQLPKQRFAVVAQLISYRYNQRLRVRCYAPDEQVPVVASVTDIWPGVNWFEREAFDLFGIVFDGHPDLRRILTDYGFVGHPFRKDFPLIGNVEVRYDDERKRVVYEPVTSVEPRVGVPRVIRDDARYETAAGEVGKSETAK from the coding sequence ATGGCAGAGCAAGCATCCTCCTTCACTGACCGACTCGCGGCACGTTTCGCCGGTGCGCAGATCGCCGTGGCCCTGCCGCGCGGCGAGGTGACGCTGGAAGTCGCTGCGGCCGACTGGCACGCGACCTGTCTTGCGCTGCGCGACGAACTCGGTTTCGAACAGCTCAGCGACCTGTGTGGCGTCGATTACCTGGGGTATGGCAGCGACGAATGGGACACTGCCGATGTGTCCTCGCAGGGGTTCAGCCGCGGCGTCGAGGGCAAGGCCGTCGGTCGTTTCGCCTGGGGCGAATTCCCCAGCCAGGAAAGCTCCGATGGCGCCCAGCCGCAGCAGCTGCCCAAGCAGCGTTTCGCAGTGGTCGCCCAGCTGATTTCCTACCGGTACAACCAGCGTCTGCGGGTGCGTTGCTATGCGCCGGACGAGCAAGTGCCAGTCGTGGCCTCGGTGACCGACATCTGGCCGGGCGTGAACTGGTTCGAGCGCGAAGCCTTCGACCTGTTCGGCATCGTGTTCGATGGTCATCCGGACCTGCGCCGCATCCTGACCGACTATGGATTCGTCGGCCATCCGTTCCGCAAGGATTTCCCGCTGATCGGCAATGTCGAAGTGCGCTACGACGACGAGCGCAAGCGCGTGGTGTACGAGCCGGTGACATCGGTCGAGCCGCGTGTTGGCGTGCCGCGCGTGATCCGCGACGACGCCCGTTATGAGACTGCCGCCGGTGAAGTGGGCAAGTCGGAGACTGCCAAGTGA
- a CDS encoding NuoB/complex I 20 kDa subunit family protein, with the protein MGVIQTLDRLMTNPMPEGRVEDILRPEGENPLLEKGYVTTSVDALLNWARTGSMWPMTFGLACCAVEMMHAGAARLDLDRYGVVFRPSPRQSDVMIVAGTLVNKMAPALRKVYDQMPDPKWVISMGSCANGGGYYHYSYSVVRGCDRIVPVDIYVPGCPPTAEALVYGILQLQKKIWRTQTIAR; encoded by the coding sequence ATGGGAGTGATTCAGACCCTGGATCGTCTGATGACCAACCCGATGCCGGAAGGCCGGGTGGAAGACATCCTGCGCCCGGAAGGCGAAAACCCGCTGCTGGAAAAGGGCTATGTGACCACCAGCGTCGACGCACTGCTGAACTGGGCACGCACCGGCTCGATGTGGCCGATGACCTTCGGCCTGGCGTGCTGCGCGGTCGAGATGATGCATGCCGGCGCCGCGCGTCTGGATCTTGACCGCTACGGCGTGGTGTTCCGCCCGTCGCCGCGCCAGTCCGACGTGATGATCGTCGCCGGTACGCTGGTCAACAAGATGGCTCCGGCGCTGCGCAAGGTCTACGACCAGATGCCGGACCCGAAGTGGGTCATTTCGATGGGCAGCTGCGCCAATGGCGGCGGCTACTACCATTATTCGTATTCGGTGGTGCGCGGTTGCGATCGCATCGTGCCGGTGGACATCTATGTCCCGGGCTGCCCGCCGACCGCCGAGGCGCTGGTCTACGGCATCCTGCAGCTGCAGAAGAAGATCTGGCGAACCCAGACCATCGCACGCTGA